From a single Oreochromis niloticus isolate F11D_XX linkage group LG3, O_niloticus_UMD_NMBU, whole genome shotgun sequence genomic region:
- the sf1 gene encoding LOW QUALITY PROTEIN: splicing factor 1 (The sequence of the model RefSeq protein was modified relative to this genomic sequence to represent the inferred CDS: inserted 2 bases in 2 codons), which produces MATGANATPLGKLHPSIGAKRAFDAGPGAGNGLMPTPGPPGSFPSLQGFQPSMPSASFPQSHQFNPGTSFSSQAQQQSAAGSGMAKPDFGQKKPRKKSRWSSETPDQKTVIPGMPTVIPPGLTRDQERAYIVQLQIEDLTRKLRTGDLGIPVNPEDRSPSPEPIYNSEGKRLNTREYRTRKKLEEERHALITEMVGLNPDFKPPADYKPPATRVNDKVMIPQDEYPEINFVGLLIGPRGNTLKNIEKECCAKIMIRGKGSVKEGKVGRKDGQMLPGEDEPLHALVTANTMENVKKAVEQIRNILKQGIETPEDQNDLRKMQLRELARLNGTLREDDNRILRPWQNSEPRSITNTTLCTKCGGAGHISSDCKYSSSFAAHRATGGEPPQSAQDKARMDKEYLSLMAELGEAPVPTSAGGHTSTQGAPRAAGPNSTQPPPNRPPWMSSGPAESRNFHGMPGGPGGPGGPGGPHSFPPPMPSMGGPPMPPNPNGLPPPWMQPPPPPMGQGPGPHGHPMGLLPPPMGMMPPPPPPPSSQPPPPPSGPLPPWQQQAPPPPPTSSMATSTPLPWQQNTTTTSSPATGTLPPWQQPQQPAASGAQPPPPMGTPSMVPPPPGVQPPLPPXAPPPPPPPPPGSTGVMYAPPPPPPPMDPSNFVTMMGMGVPGMPPFGMPPXPPPPPPQN; this is translated from the exons ATGGCGACGGGAGCAAATGCAACTCCATTAGGGAAGTTGCACCCGAGTATTGGCGCTAAACGAGCCTTTGATGCCGGGCCTGGTGCGGGGAACGGGCTGATGCCAACACCGGGGCCGCCCGGGTCCTTTCCTTCTCTACAAGGCTTCCAGCCTTCGATGCCAAGCGCATCTTTTCCCCAGTCTCATCAGTTCAACCCGGGGACAAGTTTTTCGAGTCAAGCTCAACAGCAATCTGCTGCGGGGAGCGGAATGGCTAAACCTG ATTTCGGCCAGAAGAAGCCAAGAAAGAAGAGTCGTTGGAGCAGCGAGACGCCTGATCAGAAGACCGTCATACCGGGCATGCCCACCGTTATCCCACCCGGACTGACCCGGGATCAGGAGAGAGCATATATAG TCCAACTGCAGATTGAAGACCTGACTCGTAAACTGCGTACAGGAGACCTGGGAATCCCTGTTAACCCTGAGGACAG GTCTCCTTCTCCTGAGCCCATCTACAACAGCGAGGGCAAGAGGTTAAACACCCGCGAGTATCGCACACGAAAGAAGCTCGAGGAGGAGCGTCATGCGCTTATCACTGAAATGGTTGGACTCAACCCTGACTTCAAGCCTCCTGCAGACTACAA GCCTCCAGCCACCAGAGTCAATGACAAAGTTATGATCCCTCAAGATGAATACCCTGAAATCAACTTTGTTGGTCTGCTCATTGGACCCCG TGGTAATACATTGAAGAACATTGAGAAGGAGTGCTGTGCCAAGATTATGATCCGGGGGAAAGGGTCTGTGAAGGAGGGGAAGGTTGGTCGAAAAGATGGCCAGATGCTGCCAGGGGAGGACGAGCCTCTGCATGCCCTGGTCACTGCCAACACGATGGAGAACGTCAAGAAAGCTGTGGAGCAG ATTCGTAACATTTTGAAACAAGGCATTGAGACGCCCGAGGATCAGAATGACCTAAGAAAAATGCAGCTCAGGGAGCTGGCCAGACTCAATGGCACACTGAGGGAAGACGACAACAG GATTCTTCGTCCTTGGCAGAACTCTGAGCCACGCAGCATTACTAACACCACCCTCTGCACTAAATGTGGTGGAGCCGGCCATATCTCCTCAGACTGCAAGTACAGCAG CTCGTTTGCTGCACACAGAGCAACTGGTGGAGAGCCCCCTCAGTCAGCTCAAGACAAGGCTCGTATGGACAAGGAGTATCTGTCTCTCATGGCTGAGCTGGGGGAGGCCCCTGTCCCAACGTCAGCCGGAGGACACACCAGCACCCAGGGCGCACCTCGGGCTGCAGGCCCCAACAGCACCCAACCTCCACCG AACCGGCCTCCGTGGATGAGTTCTGGTCCAGCTGAGAGCAGGAACTTTCACGGCATGCCCGGAGGGCCCGGGGGCCCCGGTGGTCCTGGAGGACCTCACAGTTTCCCTCCGCCGATGCCCAGCATGGGAGGACCGCCTATGCCTCCCAACCCCAATGGCTTGCCTCCACCCTGGATGcagccccctcctcctcccatgGGCCAGGGACCTGGACCGCATGGACACCCAATGG GTCTGCTGCCACCTCCAATGGGTATGAtgccacctccacctcctcccccaAGCAGccagccacctcctcccccTTCAGGTCCTCTGCCACCTTGGCAACAGCAGGCTCCACCTCCCCCTCCAACCAGCAGCATGGCAACTAGCACACCACTGCCCTGGCAACAGA ACACCACCACCACATCTAGCCCCGCCACCGGCACCCTGCCTCCATGGCAACAGCCCCAGCAGCCTGCAGCCTCTGGAGCCCAGCCCCCGCCACCCATGGGTACCCCGTCCATGGTGCCTCCTCCACCTGGGGTCCAGCCCCCACTGCCCC GcgctccaccaccaccacctcctcctcctccaggctCCACGGGCGTGATGTATGCCCCACCACCGCCTCCACCACCCATGGACCCCTCTAACTTTGTCACAATGATGGGGATGGGGGTACCGGGCATGCCCCCTTTTGGCATGCCTC gcccccctccccctccccctcagAATTAA